One genomic segment of Criblamydia sequanensis CRIB-18 includes these proteins:
- a CDS encoding ABC transporter permease — translation MNTRISALVVKELWSLLRDKKSRTVLILPPLVQLLVFAFAATLDVKNVSIGFLNRDSGSLSFDLLQRFRGSPTFQHIYYFSSDEELKEAIDTQKVIAALYLDEEFTKNILAERGASLQSILDGRKSNSSQIVQGYIGRIVDEFANDVRKKLNLSKPVSKIIGINWFNPNLIYSWYTVPSLCAILTMVVSVLVTALSIARERELGTFDQLLVSPLTTYEILLGKTIPAVILAFLEGNLILAAAFFVFDIPFNGHLLLLYPSMLIFILAVVGVGLFISSLSKTQQQAILGSFVFISPSTILSGFATPIENMPLFLQKLTLLNPLRYFLVIVKGVFLKDMGIPVIIENTWPLMLIALVTLTASSLLFKSKLE, via the coding sequence ATTAACACTCGTATTTCAGCGCTTGTCGTAAAAGAGCTTTGGTCTTTGTTAAGAGACAAAAAAAGCCGGACCGTGCTTATATTGCCGCCGCTTGTCCAGCTTTTGGTTTTCGCCTTTGCTGCAACGCTAGATGTAAAAAATGTAAGCATCGGTTTTTTGAATCGAGATAGCGGCTCGCTCTCTTTTGACCTTTTACAAAGATTTAGGGGGTCGCCGACTTTTCAACATATTTATTATTTTTCCTCTGATGAAGAACTTAAGGAAGCGATCGATACTCAAAAAGTTATAGCCGCGCTCTATTTGGATGAAGAGTTCACAAAAAATATTTTGGCTGAAAGAGGGGCCTCTTTACAGTCAATTTTAGATGGGAGGAAATCCAATTCCTCGCAAATTGTTCAAGGCTATATTGGCCGAATTGTAGATGAGTTTGCAAATGATGTCAGAAAAAAATTAAATCTCTCTAAGCCCGTTTCCAAAATCATAGGGATAAACTGGTTTAACCCTAATCTGATTTATTCCTGGTATACGGTCCCAAGTCTCTGCGCTATTTTAACGATGGTTGTGAGTGTCTTAGTGACGGCGTTATCGATTGCAAGGGAAAGAGAACTTGGGACTTTTGATCAGCTTCTTGTATCCCCTTTGACCACTTATGAAATTCTTCTTGGTAAAACAATCCCCGCTGTGATTTTAGCTTTCTTAGAGGGAAATCTTATCTTGGCAGCTGCTTTTTTTGTGTTTGACATACCCTTTAACGGGCATCTTCTTTTACTTTATCCTTCCATGCTAATTTTTATCTTAGCAGTAGTAGGCGTAGGGTTATTCATTTCATCGCTATCTAAAACACAGCAACAAGCCATTTTAGGAAGTTTTGTTTTTATATCTCCTTCTACTATTTTATCCGGGTTTGCAACCCCTATTGAAAACATGCCTCTTTTCCTGCAGAAATTAACACTCCTAAATCCCTTAAGATATTTTCTTGTGATTGTTAAGGGAGTGTTTTTGAAAGACATGGGCATCCCGGTTATAATTGAAAATACTTGGCCCCTTATGCTAATTGCTTTAGTCACTCTAACAGCCTCAAGCCTTCTTTTTAAAAGCAAACTTGAATAG
- a CDS encoding ABC transporter permease, with product MNNAYWKYRRLLALTKKEFFQIVRDPSSILIAFVLPLILIFIYGFGISLDANHLKIALVLEDTSPLATSFGASFTESRFFDVTIVRHVEEVKELLVDGKVRGIIVVPAYFSKQLNDITGPSPIQVIADGSEPNTANFVQNYAEATYQRWLDLNRIERKLLQKPLVRVDMRFWFNEELKSRNFLVPGSLAIIMTLIGTLLTALVIAREWERGTMEALFTTPISLFELILGKLIPYYILGMLSLIFCLIIDYLIFDVPVRGSFWLLFLTSGSFLFAALSLGLMISTVAKNQFVAAQIALMSAFLPAFILSGFIFEITSMPKIIQAITYIVPARYFVSSLQTLFLAGNIYRIIIPSILAMLSFGCIVFLIMRIKMVKRLD from the coding sequence ATGAATAACGCCTATTGGAAATATAGAAGGCTTTTAGCTCTGACAAAAAAAGAATTCTTTCAAATTGTGAGAGATCCAAGCAGCATTTTGATTGCTTTTGTTTTGCCTTTGATCCTGATTTTTATTTATGGATTTGGAATTTCCCTTGATGCGAATCATTTAAAGATAGCTCTAGTCTTAGAAGATACATCCCCTCTTGCAACGAGTTTTGGAGCTTCTTTTACCGAGTCTCGTTTTTTTGATGTCACTATTGTCAGACATGTTGAAGAAGTAAAAGAATTGCTTGTGGATGGAAAGGTGCGGGGGATTATTGTCGTGCCTGCATATTTTTCAAAACAACTAAATGATATTACAGGGCCAAGTCCCATTCAAGTGATTGCTGATGGCAGCGAACCAAATACTGCCAATTTCGTTCAAAATTATGCGGAAGCAACCTATCAGAGATGGCTTGATCTAAATAGGATCGAGAGAAAACTTCTTCAAAAACCCCTGGTCAGGGTCGATATGCGGTTTTGGTTTAATGAAGAGCTTAAAAGCCGAAACTTTTTGGTACCGGGCTCGCTTGCTATTATTATGACCCTGATCGGAACCCTTTTAACGGCTCTTGTTATAGCAAGGGAATGGGAAAGGGGAACTATGGAAGCCCTTTTTACAACACCGATCAGTCTATTTGAATTAATTTTAGGAAAATTAATTCCCTATTACATTTTAGGAATGCTTTCTCTAATTTTTTGTTTAATTATTGATTATTTGATTTTTGATGTTCCGGTACGAGGATCTTTTTGGCTTTTATTTTTAACTTCAGGATCGTTTCTTTTTGCGGCCCTAAGTCTCGGGCTTATGATATCAACTGTTGCTAAAAACCAGTTTGTAGCAGCGCAAATTGCACTCATGAGCGCATTTTTGCCCGCCTTTATTTTATCCGGGTTTATTTTTGAGATTACAAGCATGCCTAAAATTATCCAAGCGATAACCTATATTGTCCCGGCTAGATATTTTGTTTCATCTTTGCAAACATTATTTCTTGCCGGAAATATCTACCGGATTATCATCCCCTCTATTTTAGCGATGCTTAGTTTTGGATGTATTGTTTTTTTAATCATGAGAATAAAAATGGTAAAACGCCTTGATTAA
- a CDS encoding RHS repeat domain-containing protein, whose protein sequence is MLPFLVLILSCLTASLSCDLNKQGLLPSTAEEVNALESSDDFLIHGLISPLTGQLVLHETDLFLRGAQNLKLKRTYISPPAPAYLKQGSDEAYFFYEHILCTYRGWTYFPHLKLQAEIQKKESKINLATESGAILSFCLTSEGSFKLMGNTFGISNYNHEVPSGKNDVRNIQIKVEDNWKKILVMDPSGKTLLYTPSKLPPSSLIPLSLSYLLEKEILPNGKVIKYTYNPFSELVSVETKDPKERYTYACLNVNLNENTYSSLTGKSAVLQNEIRPLHVKNKSQGHKRSVSGHLSLLSSVTRSSGIQESLHYNPEFLLDRYLGQDTRFQVGFGKFSRGSFEKAHLRVKTLFLENEKREVWDPAYEMEYKIPTPGTMSGETIVKISDGTKIHYDFNANLLIRSIRHYDLNGHLRKEKKFYWNAINQLSALELREGDQLLYKKSFAYDSFGNPIRETIEGDLTGNSSCESLFIKREFSKDGRNLLLKEEKEEGLTESFEYLPNSNLPVAKIVSKNDRILLREFKEYDDCHNLIRVIEDDGASLDKNNLQDVKQRKIKKIILRQESPNLHLPEWVEETYLEENTEKLLSRKHLLYDEEGRVIKEEFYDAKGLFSYAIEREYNEKDELIKETNAIGQKAYYSYDDFGNPVFSSTFTGLQIENRYDANNRLIYKKETGRNGESRDYSYQYDAQGRLISKGDEFQNLTHYDYDLVVSKPNLIVKPAISTLEGNECQVVTRYTYDGLGRVLSLTNSRGLTKYYRYTAYGKPSEITHTNGYKERFTYTRQGNLSKHIDREGITTLYEYDELDRLLLKTISKDELILAQEKYEYDSKNLISEINREGHKKTYFYDGAGRKVREEFLDQVTTYAYDDLGELAEVIKDNGGQRQIIRYKRDFFGRITYQSKGDVSFFYTYDECGNISTIKKVKDEEAASETFTYDSFNRLIEKKDALGNITTSNYETVFNSLGQKVSTKRTLSPENVATVMTFDAHGRVVKKEIGSSSSQTKIYDGEGNLLLQTDLEHDLRFTYTSENEIESFTRGYGTSFERTTSFEYTPNNKLYSKNLPDGRTLYYSYTPLGDLESLLASDGSLHHRFEYNKTGKMVKAIDLVQNVTLERKLDGRDRVVFESLGNGLEIHKSYDSLERLSSLTIPNFGEITYEYDDFHLKKLSRKSNEGDCLYTHSLDSYSLRDQITSETLIGDLGKASYSYDLSGHLKTISNPYFLERCSYSQEGNLLNRNRDDQEIEYGYDELNQLTSENESITFFDAIYNKKAKNEIPCSVNPINELISQESTTCFYDLNGNLTLKETPWETYHYSYDILNRLTQVVTKHIRITYSYDPLGRCLSRKLEKAHYGNFEETDFENYLYEDETEIGAFSKEGICKNFRLVVPALKGPCHTLVVELDNKFYAALRDCQNNLIGLVDPITREPVFTNNYTAFGESNLVSPCPWGYASKRIDPETRLINFGKRHYAPDLGRWITVDPAGFIDSVNPYQFVFNNPFRYSDPDGQLVFIPIFTLAWGAGVTAGFVTAECIAGTLIGAALGYAAYESMSKLNEVSWLPKDPFNHPDWEDIGHPEAKAHGHHDFQNREDGRKIRYDEAKEGEPGHKGRDHYHWYNPKSEDDNENYYLNESGKPCKKDSHESHLYPPDEISDN, encoded by the coding sequence ATGCTTCCTTTTCTTGTATTAATTTTATCTTGCCTGACAGCTTCTTTATCTTGTGATCTCAATAAGCAGGGTTTATTACCCTCAACTGCCGAGGAAGTTAACGCTTTAGAGTCAAGTGATGACTTTTTAATCCATGGTTTAATCAGCCCCTTAACAGGCCAGTTGGTCTTGCATGAAACCGACCTTTTTTTAAGAGGCGCTCAAAACCTAAAGTTGAAAAGAACTTATATCTCGCCTCCGGCCCCGGCTTATTTAAAGCAAGGTAGCGATGAAGCTTATTTCTTTTATGAGCATATTTTATGTACCTATAGGGGTTGGACTTATTTCCCCCATCTTAAATTGCAGGCTGAAATACAAAAAAAAGAGTCCAAAATAAATCTCGCGACAGAATCGGGAGCCATTCTTAGCTTTTGCTTAACTTCCGAGGGCAGCTTTAAGCTGATGGGCAATACTTTTGGGATTTCAAACTATAATCACGAGGTGCCAAGCGGAAAAAATGATGTCCGAAATATCCAAATAAAAGTTGAAGACAACTGGAAAAAAATTTTGGTGATGGACCCTAGCGGTAAAACACTCCTCTATACTCCTTCCAAATTGCCGCCTTCAAGTCTTATTCCTCTTTCTCTTTCCTATCTTTTAGAAAAAGAAATTTTACCGAATGGGAAAGTCATTAAATACACCTACAATCCCTTTTCCGAGCTTGTTTCTGTTGAAACGAAAGACCCAAAGGAGCGTTATACGTACGCTTGCTTAAATGTAAACCTTAATGAAAACACCTATTCGTCCCTAACCGGAAAAAGTGCGGTTTTGCAAAATGAAATTCGCCCTCTTCATGTAAAAAATAAATCCCAAGGCCATAAGAGATCGGTTTCCGGCCATCTTTCGCTTTTATCTTCTGTCACAAGGTCTTCCGGAATTCAAGAAAGCTTGCATTACAACCCTGAATTTTTGCTGGATCGTTATTTAGGTCAAGACACCCGATTTCAGGTAGGCTTTGGAAAATTTTCAAGAGGGAGTTTTGAAAAAGCGCATTTAAGGGTAAAAACTCTTTTTCTTGAAAATGAAAAAAGAGAAGTTTGGGACCCGGCCTATGAGATGGAATATAAGATTCCAACCCCCGGGACCATGTCAGGTGAAACGATCGTAAAGATTAGCGACGGGACTAAAATCCACTATGATTTCAACGCCAACCTTCTGATTCGGTCTATTCGGCATTACGACTTGAACGGTCATCTTAGAAAGGAAAAGAAATTTTACTGGAATGCTATAAATCAACTTTCAGCTCTTGAATTGCGAGAAGGGGATCAACTTCTTTATAAAAAAAGCTTTGCTTATGATTCATTCGGCAATCCGATTAGAGAAACTATTGAAGGGGACTTAACCGGCAATTCCTCTTGTGAAAGCCTTTTTATTAAAAGAGAGTTTTCAAAAGACGGTCGCAATTTGCTTCTCAAAGAAGAAAAAGAAGAAGGGTTAACAGAATCTTTTGAGTATCTTCCAAACAGCAATTTACCCGTAGCAAAGATCGTTTCCAAAAATGATCGCATCCTCTTAAGGGAATTTAAGGAATATGACGATTGCCATAACTTAATAAGGGTGATTGAAGATGACGGCGCATCTTTAGATAAAAATAATCTTCAAGACGTAAAACAAAGAAAAATAAAGAAAATTATTTTACGGCAAGAATCTCCCAACTTGCATTTGCCTGAGTGGGTGGAAGAAACCTATTTGGAAGAAAACACTGAAAAGCTTCTAAGTAGAAAACATCTTCTCTATGATGAAGAAGGCAGAGTCATCAAAGAAGAATTTTATGATGCCAAGGGTTTATTTTCTTATGCTATTGAAAGGGAATACAACGAAAAAGATGAGCTAATAAAAGAGACGAATGCCATAGGTCAAAAAGCCTATTATTCTTACGATGATTTTGGCAATCCCGTTTTTTCAAGCACCTTTACAGGATTACAGATAGAAAATCGCTATGATGCGAATAATCGTCTGATTTACAAAAAGGAAACCGGAAGAAATGGGGAATCCCGTGACTATTCCTATCAATATGATGCCCAAGGCAGGCTGATTTCAAAAGGGGATGAATTTCAAAATCTCACTCATTATGACTATGACTTAGTGGTAAGCAAACCAAACTTGATTGTAAAGCCTGCCATTTCAACATTAGAGGGCAACGAATGCCAAGTTGTTACGCGCTACACTTATGATGGCTTGGGCCGAGTTCTTTCTCTTACAAATAGTCGCGGCCTCACAAAATATTATCGCTACACAGCCTATGGAAAACCTTCTGAAATTACGCATACTAACGGCTATAAGGAACGTTTTACTTATACTCGGCAAGGAAATCTTAGTAAGCATATAGATAGAGAAGGAATCACAACCCTTTATGAATATGATGAGTTGGATCGCCTTCTTTTAAAAACAATATCCAAAGACGAATTAATACTGGCTCAAGAAAAATATGAGTACGACTCTAAAAATCTGATATCAGAGATAAATCGCGAGGGTCATAAGAAAACTTATTTTTATGATGGCGCCGGAAGAAAAGTAAGAGAGGAATTTTTAGATCAAGTCACAACCTACGCCTACGATGATTTAGGCGAGCTTGCCGAAGTTATTAAGGATAATGGAGGACAACGTCAAATTATTCGCTATAAAAGGGATTTTTTTGGCCGCATCACGTATCAAAGCAAAGGGGATGTCTCCTTTTTCTACACCTATGATGAATGCGGCAATATTTCAACCATCAAAAAAGTAAAAGATGAGGAAGCAGCCTCTGAAACTTTTACTTACGATTCCTTTAATCGATTGATAGAGAAAAAAGACGCTTTAGGAAATATCACGACTTCCAACTATGAAACCGTGTTCAATTCTCTTGGCCAAAAAGTCTCTACAAAAAGAACTCTAAGCCCTGAAAATGTTGCAACGGTAATGACTTTTGATGCGCATGGACGTGTCGTTAAAAAAGAAATTGGAAGCTCAAGCTCACAAACCAAAATCTATGATGGCGAGGGCAATCTTCTCTTGCAAACGGATTTAGAGCATGACTTAAGATTTACCTACACTTCTGAAAATGAAATTGAGAGCTTTACACGAGGGTATGGGACTTCTTTTGAAAGAACGACTTCCTTTGAATATACCCCCAATAATAAACTTTATTCTAAAAATCTTCCCGATGGAAGAACCCTTTACTATAGCTATACCCCGCTCGGAGACTTAGAGTCGCTTCTGGCCTCAGATGGAAGCCTCCATCACCGTTTTGAATATAACAAAACGGGAAAAATGGTTAAAGCGATAGACCTTGTTCAAAATGTGACCCTCGAAAGAAAGTTAGACGGCAGGGATCGGGTTGTTTTTGAATCTCTCGGAAATGGTCTTGAGATTCATAAATCTTATGATTCGTTAGAGAGGCTTTCCTCTTTGACGATTCCGAATTTTGGGGAAATAACCTATGAATACGACGATTTTCATTTAAAAAAGCTTTCAAGAAAATCAAACGAAGGCGATTGCCTTTATACCCATAGCTTGGATAGCTATTCATTAAGAGATCAGATCACTTCCGAAACTCTCATTGGCGATTTGGGAAAAGCTTCTTACTCTTATGATCTAAGCGGTCATCTTAAAACCATTTCGAACCCTTACTTTTTAGAAAGATGCAGCTACAGTCAAGAAGGCAATCTTCTTAACCGCAATAGGGACGATCAGGAAATAGAATATGGTTATGATGAACTCAATCAATTGACTTCTGAAAATGAATCAATCACTTTTTTTGATGCGATCTATAATAAAAAAGCTAAAAACGAAATTCCTTGTTCCGTTAACCCGATCAATGAGCTTATTTCTCAAGAAAGCACCACTTGTTTTTATGATCTTAATGGCAACCTAACTCTTAAGGAGACCCCTTGGGAGACTTATCATTATAGCTACGACATTTTAAATCGTCTAACACAAGTGGTCACGAAGCATATCAGGATCACCTACAGCTACGATCCTCTAGGACGATGCCTTAGCCGGAAATTAGAAAAAGCACACTATGGAAATTTTGAAGAAACGGATTTTGAAAACTACCTCTATGAGGATGAGACTGAAATCGGAGCCTTTTCAAAAGAGGGGATCTGCAAAAACTTTCGTCTTGTGGTGCCTGCCTTAAAAGGCCCGTGTCACACATTAGTTGTTGAACTGGATAATAAATTTTATGCAGCGCTTCGTGACTGTCAAAATAACCTCATCGGGCTTGTTGATCCAATTACAAGAGAACCGGTATTTACAAATAACTACACAGCTTTTGGGGAATCAAACCTCGTTTCTCCTTGCCCTTGGGGGTATGCTTCCAAGCGTATAGACCCGGAAACAAGGCTTATTAACTTTGGTAAACGCCACTATGCGCCCGACTTAGGTCGATGGATCACTGTCGATCCGGCCGGTTTTATCGATAGCGTAAACCCCTACCAATTTGTCTTTAACAATCCTTTTCGCTATAGCGATCCCGACGGCCAGCTCGTTTTTATCCCCATCTTTACACTCGCTTGGGGAGCCGGGGTTACCGCAGGTTTTGTCACAGCCGAATGCATCGCAGGCACACTCATAGGAGCCGCCCTTGGCTACGCTGCCTATGAAAGCATGTCCAAGCTAAACGAAGTCTCTTGGCTTCCTAAAGATCCCTTTAATCATCCTGATTGGGAAGATATTGGACATCCTGAAGCAAAAGCACATGGACATCATGATTTTCAAAATAGAGAAGATGGCAGAAAAATTCGTTATGATGAAGCCAAAGAAGGGGAGCCTGGACATAAAGGTAGGGATCATTATCATTGGTATAATCCTAAATCAGAGGATGATAATGAAAATTATTATTTAAACGAAAGTGGCAAGCCTTGTAAAAAAGATAGTCATGAATCGCATTTATATCCTCCCGATGAAATTTCTGACAACTAG
- a CDS encoding DUF3604 domain-containing protein translates to MRRSICYCEPQQAAAGEINTWKFIYTPANKLPKGTLIKFDLASEGRSIDWEIPSTDLKESRNVIYCMLENGKILPFKEIDVEWRFTPQYELQLPQEIDVGSPITIICGAPKGKSPTQAGNMAQCTTQRRKNFNLYIDTSGKGRFGEPEVFNMDIKGSTLKNIKVWAPSFAIKNHRFDVIVRFEDEFGNLTSNAPEDTLIELSYENLRENLNWKLFVPETGFITLPNLYFNEAGIYTIQLRNAATGEVFRASPIKCFAEPHDHLFWGLLHGESERIDSAENIEGCLRHFRDEKALSFFSSSHFESMEETSNDLWKSVVQNITDFDENDRFTTFIGFQWNGDPGIEGARQFIFTKDGKQILRRKDAKGTTLKKIYKSFSPKELLSIPTFTQGSGTHYNFNDFNPEFERVVEIYNAWGSSENLKKDDNPRPIETQGKKGVKETAEGSIIGALKRNFRFGFVAGGLDDRGIYADFFDGDQVQYSAGLTAIIAKEQSRTSLAEALYKRSCYATTGERMLLGYSIAGTSMGGEISTADKPGLIINRHISGYAAGTTALKKIEIIRNGEVIHTIHPKNTYHQDFAYDDSEDLSTIALDAKDKKPPFVFYYVRVTQEDGHIAWGSPLWIDYVKLSPSERKAKRALKAVSTKVQPKVEMDDFSLDDEEEEEEEAEVDFDDDDDESDA, encoded by the coding sequence ATGCGTCGTTCCATTTGCTACTGCGAACCCCAGCAAGCTGCTGCTGGCGAGATCAACACCTGGAAGTTTATCTATACTCCAGCTAACAAACTTCCCAAAGGAACATTAATTAAATTTGATCTGGCATCAGAAGGCCGATCCATTGATTGGGAAATCCCTTCGACTGACCTGAAAGAAAGTCGAAATGTCATTTACTGCATGTTAGAAAATGGCAAAATTCTTCCTTTCAAAGAAATTGATGTGGAATGGAGATTTACCCCTCAATATGAGCTTCAGCTGCCTCAAGAAATTGATGTCGGCTCGCCTATAACTATCATTTGCGGGGCCCCTAAAGGAAAATCTCCTACCCAAGCCGGGAACATGGCTCAATGCACAACTCAAAGAAGAAAAAACTTTAACCTCTACATTGACACTTCCGGCAAAGGCAGATTCGGCGAGCCTGAAGTCTTCAATATGGATATTAAAGGCAGCACCCTTAAAAATATCAAAGTTTGGGCGCCTTCCTTCGCGATCAAAAACCATAGATTCGATGTGATCGTGCGATTTGAAGATGAATTCGGAAACCTCACCTCAAATGCCCCTGAAGACACTCTCATTGAACTTTCCTATGAAAATTTACGTGAAAATTTAAACTGGAAATTGTTTGTTCCGGAAACAGGATTCATCACCCTCCCCAATCTTTACTTTAATGAAGCTGGAATTTATACCATTCAACTGCGTAATGCGGCAACAGGCGAAGTCTTTAGGGCGAGCCCAATCAAATGTTTCGCAGAGCCTCATGATCATCTTTTTTGGGGATTGCTTCATGGTGAGTCAGAGAGAATCGATTCGGCAGAAAATATTGAAGGCTGCTTAAGACATTTTAGAGATGAAAAAGCTCTAAGTTTTTTTTCGTCCTCCCATTTTGAAAGCATGGAAGAAACTTCAAACGACCTATGGAAATCTGTAGTTCAAAACATCACCGACTTTGATGAAAACGATCGATTTACAACCTTTATAGGTTTTCAATGGAATGGAGATCCGGGCATTGAAGGAGCAAGACAATTTATCTTTACAAAAGATGGTAAGCAGATCTTAAGAAGAAAAGATGCCAAAGGAACTACATTAAAGAAGATTTATAAGAGCTTTTCACCAAAAGAACTTCTTTCCATTCCAACTTTCACACAAGGTTCCGGAACCCACTACAATTTTAATGACTTCAATCCCGAATTTGAAAGAGTCGTTGAAATCTATAACGCCTGGGGCTCTTCAGAAAACTTAAAGAAAGATGACAACCCCCGTCCTATCGAAACCCAAGGTAAAAAAGGGGTTAAGGAAACAGCTGAAGGTTCAATTATTGGCGCTCTTAAAAGGAATTTTAGGTTCGGGTTTGTAGCGGGCGGGCTTGATGACCGCGGCATCTATGCTGATTTTTTTGATGGCGATCAGGTTCAATACTCTGCCGGACTTACGGCAATCATAGCAAAAGAACAAAGCCGCACCTCCCTTGCAGAAGCGCTATATAAAAGAAGCTGCTACGCCACAACCGGTGAAAGGATGCTCCTTGGGTATTCTATCGCAGGAACATCCATGGGCGGTGAAATTTCAACTGCTGACAAACCTGGATTAATTATCAATCGCCATATATCAGGTTATGCAGCCGGTACGACAGCTCTTAAAAAAATTGAGATCATTCGAAACGGCGAGGTCATTCACACCATCCACCCTAAGAATACGTATCATCAAGACTTTGCCTATGATGACTCAGAAGACTTAAGCACTATCGCACTCGACGCAAAAGATAAAAAACCCCCTTTTGTATTCTATTACGTAAGAGTCACTCAAGAAGATGGCCACATCGCATGGGGCTCCCCCCTTTGGATAGACTATGTCAAGTTATCTCCTAGCGAGCGAAAAGCTAAACGCGCTTTAAAAGCCGTCAGCACCAAAGTCCAGCCCAAAGTCGAGATGGATGATTTTAGCCTTGATGATGAAGAGGAAGAGGAAGAAGAAGCGGAAGTTGACTTTGATGACGATGATGATGAGAGCGATGCTTAA
- a CDS encoding efflux RND transporter periplasmic adaptor subunit produces the protein MIRKIIKFLIFISLIAVLAFFGYEYYLKTHEPDDRLVIYGNVDIRLVDIGFRVLGQLETMTVDEGDVVETGQFLARLDQKPFIDEVREAEARVESFEAQLKNAIIVFNRRNELIGSGGVSEEDYEDANSKKENLTANLKEAIASLAQSNQRLLDTEAFAPTKGTILTRIREPGSIIRVGDPIFTISVASPIWIRAYVPEPKLGRVIPGMQAEIYTDTLGGKVYHGHVGFISPQAEFTPKNVETEDLRVDLVFRLRVIVDDADEGLRQGMPVTVKLIEENPLDSEIHIDKGNE, from the coding sequence ATGATCAGAAAAATTATCAAGTTCCTTATCTTTATATCTTTGATTGCAGTCCTTGCATTCTTTGGATATGAATACTACTTAAAGACCCATGAACCGGATGACCGACTGGTTATTTATGGCAACGTGGATATACGTCTTGTCGATATTGGATTTCGAGTGCTAGGGCAATTAGAGACCATGACAGTAGATGAGGGGGATGTTGTAGAAACCGGCCAGTTTCTTGCAAGGCTTGATCAAAAACCTTTTATAGATGAGGTAAGAGAAGCTGAAGCCAGAGTAGAATCTTTTGAGGCCCAGCTTAAAAATGCGATTATTGTTTTTAACCGTCGAAATGAATTGATTGGATCGGGGGGCGTTTCTGAAGAAGATTATGAAGATGCCAATTCTAAAAAAGAAAATTTGACGGCTAATTTAAAAGAAGCCATAGCCTCTCTTGCTCAATCCAACCAACGTCTTTTAGATACGGAAGCTTTTGCGCCAACAAAAGGGACTATTCTCACCCGAATACGAGAGCCGGGCTCTATCATAAGGGTCGGTGATCCTATTTTTACAATTTCTGTTGCGTCTCCCATTTGGATAAGAGCTTATGTTCCTGAGCCTAAGCTTGGGCGTGTCATACCCGGCATGCAAGCTGAAATTTATACGGATACGCTTGGCGGCAAAGTCTACCATGGCCATGTCGGCTTTATTTCCCCGCAAGCGGAATTTACACCCAAAAATGTCGAAACAGAAGATTTAAGAGTAGACCTTGTTTTTAGACTGCGGGTCATTGTCGATGATGCTGATGAGGGGTTAAGGCAAGGGATGCCTGTCACTGTCAAACTTATTGAGGAAAATCCTTTAGACTCTGAAATTCATATAGATAAAGGCAATGAGTGA
- a CDS encoding ribonuclease HII encodes MASTKIKKKEMLRLQALTAIERSCLKEGFTCIAGVDEAGRGPLAGPVVAAACIIPKDVLIPGIDDSKKLKPAQRQFLYDRLVTDPTIIYGVGIVESDEIDRINIYQATIQAMRQAIDALIIKPDILLIDGLKLEAYPIPSRKIIKGDSLSQSIAAASIIAKETRDRLMNEQHRLWPSYKFDQHKGYATSEHLAAIKKYGPCPIHRKSYGPIKEEFQESELFFSF; translated from the coding sequence ATGGCCTCAACAAAAATCAAAAAGAAAGAAATGCTTCGACTTCAGGCCTTGACGGCTATTGAAAGAAGTTGTCTCAAGGAAGGTTTTACCTGTATTGCCGGAGTCGATGAAGCAGGTCGTGGGCCCCTTGCAGGTCCGGTTGTTGCAGCAGCTTGCATTATCCCAAAAGATGTGCTGATTCCCGGGATTGACGATAGTAAAAAATTAAAGCCGGCTCAAAGGCAATTTCTATACGACAGGCTGGTTACAGACCCCACGATTATCTATGGCGTCGGCATTGTTGAATCAGATGAGATCGATCGAATTAATATTTATCAAGCGACGATTCAAGCGATGCGCCAGGCCATCGACGCTCTTATCATTAAGCCTGATATTCTTCTAATTGACGGCCTGAAACTCGAAGCATACCCCATTCCCAGTAGAAAAATTATCAAGGGCGATTCTCTCTCCCAATCCATTGCAGCCGCCTCAATTATTGCCAAAGAGACGCGCGATCGACTAATGAATGAGCAGCATCGTCTTTGGCCATCTTATAAATTCGATCAGCATAAAGGCTATGCTACAAGCGAGCATCTAGCAGCTATAAAAAAATATGGACCTTGTCCTATTCATCGAAAATCTTACGGTCCTATCAAAGAAGAGTTTCAGGAAAGTGAACTCTTTTTTTCTTTCTAA